One region of Oryza sativa Japonica Group chromosome 10, ASM3414082v1 genomic DNA includes:
- the LOC4348669 gene encoding BTB/POZ and MATH domain-containing protein 2, whose product MSSSSTSSASNNGIPSRSSSSAIVVSGCHVLKIDGYSHTKEMLSQGDCSRSCTFRVGTHSWYLEYYPNGRSLHNASDHIAICLVRDDDDGGDLGYGGAAREQMTARFHLLDHHAGKPVPGHTRGVTSPLLSGKVWACSNLVTRKELEEHVLDGDCFAVRCDITIVKVPRRAAPAPAVVVDVPPAAAAAAPDLPSQMGALLLSMEGADVTLQVGGGEVETTTFAAHRCVLAARSSVFRSELFGATATSKAGSGGLVHVVDDGIGARAFEALLRFIYTDAPPELDEEDDDASSMARLLLGAADRYNVERLKMICENELCKRIDVNTVATTLALAEQHHCSSLKKACMDLVDANPRAVEAAGGFEYLSNKCPSILRELIARLADFDLKNDG is encoded by the coding sequence atgtcgtcGTCATCAACATCCTCTGCCAGCAACAACGGCATCCCttcgcgctcgtcgtcgtcggcgatcGTGGTGAGCGGGTGCCATGTCCTCAAGATCGACGGCTACTCGCACACCAAGGAGATGCTCTCCCAAGGCGACTGCTCCAGATCGTGCACCTTTCGCGTCGGAACGCATTCTTGGTACCTCGAGTACTACCCCAACGGCAGATCCTTGCACAACGCCAGCGACCACATAGCCATCTGCCTCgtccgcgacgacgacgacggcggcgaccttggatacggcggcgccgcgcgcgagCAGATGACGGCTCGGTTCCACCTGCTCGACCACCACGCCGGGAAGCCGGTGCCCGGGCACACCCGCGGCGTCACGTCGCCGCTGCTGAGCGGCAAGGTGTGGGCGTGCTCCAACTTGGTCACGAGGAAGGAGCTGGAGGAGCACGTCCTCGACGGCGACTGCTTTGCGGTCAGGTGCGACATCACCATCGTCAAGGTTCCCCGTCGTGCTGCACCGGCACcggcggtcgtcgtcgacgtgccgccggctgctgcagcagctgctccGGATCTGCCAAGCCAGAtgggcgccctcctcctgagcATGGAGGGCGCGGATGTGACGCTccaggtgggcggcggcgaggtcgagacGACGACGTTCGCGGCGCACCGGTGCGTGCTCGCCGCCCGGTCGTCGGTGTTCAGGTCGGAGCTCttcggcgccaccgccacctccaaagccggcagcggcgggctcgtgcacgtcgtcgacgacggcatCGGCGCGCGGGCCTTCGAGGCTCTGCTCCGCTTCATATACACGGacgcgccgccggagctcgacgaagaagacgacgacgcctCCTCCATGGCTCGGCTCCTCCTCGGCGCGGCGGATCGGTACAACGTGGAGCGGCTGAAGATGATCTGCGAGAACGAGCTGTGCAAGCGGATCGACGTGAACACCGTCGCGACCACGCTGGCTTTGGCTGAGCAGCATCACTGCTCTAGCCTGAAGAAAGCGTGCATGGACCTCGTCGACGCCAACCCGAgagcggtcgaggcggccggtggctTCGAGTATCTGTCCAACAAGTGCCCGTCTATCTTGAGGGAGCTAATCGCGAGGCTTGCTGACTTTGATTTGAAGAACGATGGGTAA
- the LOC9271544 gene encoding BTB/POZ and MATH domain-containing protein 2-like, with protein sequence MKEPSAVADPPAVVDVAVPLPELNRDMEALLQSEEGADVTFEVGGESFAAHRCVLAARSSVFRAELFGAMKESTAGGGKARVDGVEARAFKALLHFIYTDAAPELDGKDQDVGITM encoded by the coding sequence ATGAAGGAACCATCCGCCGTGGCTGATCCTCcggccgtcgtcgacgtcgccgtgcCGTTGCCGGAGCTGAACAGGGACATGGAGGCGCTCCTCCAGAGCGAGGAGGGCGCCGACGTGACGttcgaggtcggcggcgagtCGTTCGCCGCGCACAGGTGCGTGCTCGCCGCCCGGTCGTCGGTGTTCCGGGCGGAGCTCTTCGGCGCCATGAAGGAgagcaccgccggcggcggcaaggcgcgCGTGGACGGCGTCGAGGCGCGGGCGTTCAAGGCGCTCCTCCACTTCATATACACGGACGCGGCGCCGGAGTTGGACGGGAAGGATCAGGATGTTGGAATAACTATGTAA
- the LOC107279093 gene encoding BTB/POZ and MATH domain-containing protein 1-like, producing MRRPIHRRTTRASAAAAAATGSTSTIFAGAMRYELKIVEYSRTKAVPNGCSMKYPAFTAAGHTWHVGYFPNGVIGAEEAEADYVAFFLYLNDNDAAEEAVKAQAIFSLLVIEGNPVSSYTFTTVLVNFSEKKYWGYKNFIKRESLENPLYLKDDCFSIRIDLAVTPPLTVVVPPSDMHRHYGRLLISKEAADVEFQVGKKVFDAHRLVLAARSPVFKAELYGRMKESTTKSAIAIDDMEEEVFEAMLTFIYTDSLPKMKRRDEAAMAQHLLVAADRYNLERLKLICEDKLSKNIDTGSIANILLLAEKHSCHALKEACFEFLRTSRSLNAVMETDEFEYLIDTCPGVIKELMSKLIVNLGQSNEWRRDGALVIPIAKLILRYYQVQ from the coding sequence ATGCGCCGACCGATACACCGACGGACCACGcgtgcctccgccgctgccgccgccgccaccgggtcAACCTCCACCATCTTCGCCGGCGCCATGAGATACGAGCTCAAGATCGTCGAGTACTCACGCACCAAGGCCGTCCCCAATGGCTGCAGCATGAAGTATCCGGCGTTCACCGCGGCAGGCCACACCTGGCATGTGGGGTACTTCCCCAATGGGGTTATTGGCGCCGAGGAAGCTGAAGCCGATTACGTGGCCTTCTTCCTCTACCTCAATGACAAtgacgccgcggaggaggccgTGAAAGCGCAGGCCATCTTCAGTTTACTCGTCATTGAGGGGAATCCGGTATCGTCCTACACATTCACCACCGTGCTGGTAAACTTCTCCGAGAAGAAGTATTGGGGTTACAAGAACTTCATCAAGAGGGAATCTCTGGAGAATCCACTGTATCTCAAGGACGATTGCTTCAGCATCAGAATAGACCTGGCCGTCACGCCGCCGCTtaccgtcgtcgtgccgccgtcCGACATGCACCGGCATTACGGCCGTCTCCTGATCAGCAAGGAAGCCGCCGACGTCGAGTTCCAGGTGGGAAAGAAGGTGTTCGACGCGCACCGGCTGGTGCTCGCGGCGCGGTCGCCGGTGTTCAAGGCGGAGCTCTATGGCCGGATGAAGGAGAGCACCACCAAGAGCGCCATAGCTATCGACgacatggaggaggaggtgtttGAGGCCATGCTTACTTTCATCTACACCGACTCGTTGCCGAAGATGAAGCGGCGGGACGAGGCGGCGATGGCCCAGCATCTGCTCGTCGCGGCGGACAGGTACAACCTAGAGAGGCTGAAGCTGATCTGCGAAGATAAGTTGTCCAAGAACATTGACACGGGTTCGATTGCGAATATTTTGTTACTAGCTGAGAAACATAGTTGCCACGCGCTCAAGGAGGCATGCTTCGAGTTCCTCAGGACGTCAAGATCTCTGAATGCAGTCATGGAAACCGATGAGTTTGAGTACTTAATCGACACATGCCCAGGTGTTATTAAGGAGCTGATGTCCAAGCTTATTGTTAACTTGGGACAATCAAATGAATGGCGTAGGGATGGGGCTTTAGTCATACCTATTGCAAAattaatactccgatactatcAAGTTCAGTAG